One Telluria mixta DNA window includes the following coding sequences:
- a CDS encoding TonB-dependent receptor codes for MIKMSKMHKRVIAAHGAMLALAAVPGGAALAQTAQATELQTVTVTAQRRTENIKEVPVSVTAIKGEKLDVLVSGGADIRLLAGKTPSLNVESSNGRTFPRFYIRGYGNTDFSTFASQPVSLIYDDIVQENPILKGYPIFDLAGVEVLRGPQGTLFGRNTPAGVVKFESEKPNLKKTEGYYNLSYGTHGTANVEGAINVPLSDKWAMRVSTLRQHRDDFVDNYSDVAKTNKTGELDGYNEHAERVQFLYKPDTTFSALFNVHQRTTNGSARLFRANLIKKGTNDIADGYDLDSIVTNAQNFQSLKTNGANARLTWDLGPVIFHSITGYESVGSYYSRGDIDGGTPQGPGFIPFQSETGGFIDDLKQYSQEFRVESKNTGPLNWQAGVYYFKEDVTGGSDGYNSATGARTSRQASEQNNKAWAAFGSVTYNINDALSVRGGIRYTDDKKDFRTVTAIGFTPVGPNSVGESKDKISWDLSSTYKLNRDVNLYARVATGFRAPSIAPASTFAPVGITVADAETITSYEGGIKADLFERRARAAFSLYDYEIKNQQLTVVGGNTNVTKLINAKKTAGRGAEFDLEGLVTPDLRVGASASYNFTEIRDPNLSLTKCAACTITDPLNAAGNVVINGNPLPQAPKWIVNLNARYSMPVADGEFYVYTDWSYRSKINFFLYEAKEFTGKPLTEGGLRLGYIWADGKYEVAAFGRNILDQRRISGAIDFNNLTGFTNEPRTYGVQFKGNF; via the coding sequence ATGATCAAGATGTCCAAGATGCACAAGCGCGTCATCGCCGCGCATGGCGCAATGCTGGCGCTCGCAGCCGTACCCGGCGGCGCGGCCCTGGCCCAGACTGCGCAGGCGACCGAACTGCAGACGGTGACCGTGACCGCACAGCGCCGTACCGAAAACATCAAGGAAGTACCGGTGTCCGTCACCGCCATCAAGGGCGAGAAGCTGGACGTGCTCGTGTCCGGCGGCGCAGACATCCGCCTGCTGGCCGGCAAGACCCCCAGCCTGAACGTTGAGTCCTCGAACGGCCGCACGTTCCCCCGTTTCTACATCCGCGGCTACGGCAACACGGACTTCTCGACCTTCGCGTCGCAGCCGGTGTCGCTGATCTATGATGACATCGTCCAGGAAAACCCGATCCTGAAGGGTTACCCGATCTTCGACCTGGCCGGCGTGGAAGTGCTGCGCGGTCCGCAGGGTACGCTGTTCGGCCGCAACACCCCGGCCGGCGTCGTGAAATTCGAATCCGAGAAGCCGAACCTCAAGAAGACCGAGGGTTACTACAACCTGTCGTACGGCACCCACGGCACGGCCAACGTCGAAGGCGCGATCAACGTGCCGCTGTCGGACAAGTGGGCGATGCGCGTGTCGACCCTGCGCCAGCACCGCGACGACTTCGTCGACAACTACAGCGACGTCGCGAAAACGAACAAGACCGGCGAACTGGACGGCTACAACGAACACGCCGAACGCGTGCAATTCCTGTACAAGCCGGATACTACGTTCAGCGCCCTGTTCAACGTGCACCAGCGCACGACCAACGGCAGCGCCCGCTTGTTCCGCGCGAACCTGATCAAGAAGGGCACGAACGACATCGCCGACGGTTACGACCTCGACAGCATCGTGACGAACGCCCAGAACTTCCAGAGCCTTAAGACGAACGGCGCCAATGCCCGCCTGACGTGGGACCTGGGTCCAGTCATCTTCCACTCGATCACCGGTTACGAGTCGGTCGGCAGCTACTACAGCCGCGGCGACATCGACGGCGGCACGCCGCAAGGTCCGGGCTTCATCCCGTTCCAGTCCGAGACGGGCGGCTTCATCGACGACCTGAAGCAGTACTCGCAGGAATTCCGCGTCGAGTCGAAGAACACGGGCCCGCTGAACTGGCAGGCCGGCGTGTACTACTTCAAGGAAGACGTGACGGGCGGCAGCGACGGCTACAACAGCGCCACCGGTGCCCGCACCTCGCGCCAGGCCAGCGAGCAGAATAACAAAGCCTGGGCCGCATTCGGTTCCGTGACGTACAACATCAACGACGCCCTGTCGGTGCGCGGCGGTATCCGCTACACGGACGACAAGAAGGACTTCCGCACCGTCACCGCGATCGGCTTCACGCCCGTGGGCCCGAACAGCGTCGGCGAAAGCAAGGACAAGATCAGCTGGGACCTGTCGAGCACGTACAAGCTGAATCGTGACGTGAACCTGTACGCGCGCGTCGCGACCGGCTTCCGCGCCCCGAGCATCGCGCCGGCCTCGACCTTCGCACCGGTGGGCATTACCGTCGCCGACGCCGAGACGATCACGTCGTACGAAGGCGGCATCAAGGCTGACCTGTTCGAGCGCCGTGCCCGTGCCGCGTTCTCGCTGTACGACTACGAGATCAAGAACCAGCAGCTGACCGTGGTCGGCGGCAACACCAACGTCACCAAGCTGATCAACGCGAAGAAGACGGCTGGCCGCGGCGCCGAGTTCGACCTCGAGGGTCTGGTGACCCCGGACCTGCGCGTCGGCGCCAGCGCGTCGTACAACTTCACGGAAATCCGCGACCCGAACCTGTCGCTGACGAAGTGCGCTGCGTGCACGATCACCGATCCGCTGAACGCCGCCGGCAACGTCGTCATCAATGGCAATCCGCTGCCGCAGGCACCGAAGTGGATCGTCAACCTGAACGCCCGCTACAGCATGCCGGTCGCCGATGGCGAGTTCTACGTCTACACCGACTGGTCGTACCGTTCGAAGATCAATTTCTTCCTGTACGAAGCGAAAGAGTTCACTGGCAAGCCGCTGACGGAAGGCGGCCTGCGCCTGGGTTACATCTGGGCCGACGGCAAGTATGAAGTGGCCGCCTTCGGCCGCAACATCCTCGACCAGCGCCGCATTTCGGGTGCCATCGACTTCAACAACCTGACGGGCTTCACCAATGAACCGCGCACCTACGGTGTCCAGTTCAAAGGCAATTTCTAA
- a CDS encoding S8 family peptidase, protein MKSQQSKYPAVLKLCAAAVLGLVAGVAGAGVPADGPATHAAQRVAVSDQTDRLIVKYKDESAPVASKGGQVSVARAMPLAAARKALVDRAGQQFGMLVKESHSIATGARIFKLDRKVSLADAARLAAELKARDASVEYAEPDRMMHPLFTPNDSMYSQQWDFFEATGGLNAPAAWDKSIGTGIRVAVIDTGYRPHADLSGQILAGYDFISDTAIANDGNGRDSDASDPGDWTTAGECGAGEPASNSSWHGTHVAGTIAAATNNSTGVAGVAYGAKVVPVRVLGKCGGYTSDIADGIIWASGGTVSGVPAIAARAQVINMSLGGGGACDTTTQNAINSARSRGTVVVVAAGNESQNASNSNPANCAGVITVAATNRSGGRASYSNYGTVVDVAAPGGDSGAAILSTLNAGTTSPGADSYAGYMGTSMATPHVAGVVALMLAKNPNLTPDEVESRLKSSTRPFPASCSGCGTGIVDASAAVDAAAGTGGGTGTTISETESNNTISTANGVTTSGTTVNAAMGSSTDTDYFSVQLPAGKTLSATMTPNSSSDYDLYIYNSAGTLLARSENGTGSADTATSSNTGSSTVTRYVRVVYYSGGTGSTSGKYTLKLTW, encoded by the coding sequence ATGAAGTCTCAGCAATCGAAGTATCCGGCAGTGTTGAAACTGTGCGCCGCGGCCGTCCTCGGTCTCGTCGCTGGCGTTGCGGGCGCGGGGGTGCCCGCGGACGGGCCGGCCACACACGCCGCGCAGCGTGTGGCCGTCTCGGACCAGACCGACCGCCTCATCGTCAAGTACAAGGACGAGAGCGCGCCCGTCGCCTCCAAAGGCGGACAGGTGTCGGTCGCACGTGCAATGCCGCTGGCGGCTGCGCGCAAGGCCCTGGTCGACCGCGCCGGCCAGCAGTTCGGCATGCTGGTGAAGGAATCGCATTCGATCGCCACCGGCGCCCGCATCTTCAAGCTGGACCGCAAGGTGTCGCTGGCCGACGCCGCCAGGCTGGCGGCCGAGCTGAAGGCGCGCGATGCTTCCGTCGAGTACGCCGAGCCGGACCGCATGATGCATCCGCTGTTCACGCCGAATGACTCGATGTACAGCCAGCAGTGGGATTTCTTCGAAGCGACCGGCGGCCTGAACGCCCCGGCCGCCTGGGACAAGTCGATCGGCACCGGCATCCGCGTGGCTGTGATCGACACCGGCTACCGTCCGCACGCCGACCTGTCGGGCCAGATCCTGGCCGGCTATGACTTCATTTCCGATACCGCCATCGCGAACGACGGCAACGGCCGCGACAGCGACGCCAGCGACCCGGGCGACTGGACCACGGCAGGCGAGTGCGGGGCCGGCGAACCGGCGTCGAACTCGAGCTGGCACGGCACCCACGTGGCCGGCACCATCGCCGCGGCGACGAACAACAGCACCGGCGTCGCCGGCGTCGCGTACGGCGCCAAGGTCGTGCCCGTGCGCGTGCTCGGCAAGTGCGGCGGCTACACGTCCGACATCGCCGACGGCATCATCTGGGCATCGGGCGGCACCGTGTCCGGCGTGCCTGCCATCGCGGCGCGCGCTCAGGTGATCAACATGTCGCTGGGCGGCGGCGGCGCCTGCGACACGACGACGCAGAACGCGATCAACAGCGCCCGTTCGCGCGGCACCGTGGTCGTCGTGGCGGCCGGTAACGAGTCCCAGAACGCGAGCAACAGCAACCCGGCCAACTGCGCGGGCGTGATCACGGTGGCGGCGACGAACCGCTCCGGCGGCCGTGCCTCCTACTCGAACTACGGCACCGTGGTCGACGTCGCGGCACCGGGCGGCGACAGCGGCGCGGCCATTCTGTCCACCTTGAACGCCGGCACCACCTCGCCGGGCGCCGACAGCTATGCGGGCTACATGGGCACGTCGATGGCGACGCCGCACGTGGCCGGTGTCGTCGCGCTGATGCTGGCCAAGAACCCGAACCTGACGCCGGACGAGGTCGAGTCGCGCCTGAAGTCGAGCACGCGTCCGTTCCCGGCCAGCTGCTCGGGCTGCGGCACCGGTATCGTGGACGCCTCGGCCGCGGTGGATGCGGCGGCCGGCACGGGTGGCGGTACGGGCACGACGATCTCGGAAACGGAGTCGAACAACACGATCAGCACGGCCAACGGCGTGACGACGTCCGGCACGACGGTCAATGCCGCGATGGGCAGCTCGACGGACACGGATTATTTCTCTGTCCAGCTGCCGGCCGGTAAAACCCTGAGCGCGACGATGACGCCGAACTCGAGCTCGGACTACGACCTGTACATCTATAACAGCGCAGGCACCTTGCTGGCACGTAGCGAGAACGGCACGGGCAGCGCGGATACCGCCACGTCGTCCAACACGGGCTCGTCCACGGTGACCCGTTATGTGCGCGTCGTGTATTACAGCGGCGGCACCGGTTCGACCAGCGGCAAGTACACGCTCAAGCTGACCTGGTAA
- a CDS encoding GGDEF domain-containing protein: MIDIQTFMLALGVGNTAFALLMAGYMRGAAANPGLRTWMWARLSSGLAQICCWVAPHVGLPIAEELAAFGWVGGVALELASYCVFFGFRNWRRVLAPAAIAALIIVAAAAMVQASREQMTQVVAVIVALFASGAAAILLRPQADAPLLQRIIGINDALFAIAIWIWMGVANGGVGSFNANPVYGFAYLASYLLMIVNGFGFLLLCKLKDDQRMQRLATIDGLTDMLNRRAFFERAESALQTAARLRKPIALMMLDLDHFKQLNDGFGHACGDQALRLFADTARATLRENDVMGRLGGEEFALAMPGTSLAGAQYAAERLRIAVAEAPALACAATYRMTVSIGLVMIDPSEELTAALARADHALYAAKTGGRNRVEIGAPLLRRA; this comes from the coding sequence GTGATCGATATCCAGACCTTCATGTTGGCGCTTGGCGTCGGCAACACGGCGTTTGCCCTCCTGATGGCGGGTTATATGCGCGGTGCGGCAGCCAATCCCGGTTTGCGTACCTGGATGTGGGCGCGTCTGTCGTCCGGTCTGGCACAGATCTGTTGCTGGGTGGCGCCGCATGTCGGATTGCCCATCGCGGAGGAGCTGGCGGCGTTCGGCTGGGTGGGCGGTGTCGCGCTGGAACTGGCGTCGTATTGCGTGTTCTTCGGCTTCCGCAACTGGCGCAGGGTGCTTGCGCCCGCTGCCATCGCGGCATTGATCATCGTCGCGGCCGCGGCGATGGTGCAGGCGTCGCGCGAGCAGATGACGCAGGTGGTGGCCGTGATCGTCGCCCTGTTCGCATCCGGCGCCGCCGCGATCCTGCTGCGGCCGCAGGCCGATGCACCGCTGCTGCAGCGTATCATCGGCATCAACGATGCCTTGTTCGCCATCGCGATCTGGATCTGGATGGGCGTGGCCAATGGCGGCGTGGGCTCGTTCAATGCGAATCCCGTTTATGGCTTCGCGTACCTGGCCAGCTATCTGCTGATGATCGTTAACGGGTTCGGTTTCCTGTTGCTGTGCAAGCTCAAGGACGACCAGCGCATGCAGCGCCTGGCCACGATCGACGGCCTGACCGACATGCTGAACCGCCGCGCCTTCTTCGAGCGTGCCGAAAGTGCCCTGCAGACGGCGGCGCGTCTGCGCAAGCCGATCGCGCTGATGATGCTCGACCTCGATCATTTCAAGCAGCTCAACGACGGCTTCGGCCATGCCTGCGGCGACCAGGCCCTGCGCCTGTTTGCCGATACGGCGCGCGCCACCTTGCGCGAGAACGATGTGATGGGCCGGCTGGGCGGAGAAGAGTTCGCGCTGGCGATGCCGGGCACGTCGCTGGCAGGCGCGCAGTATGCCGCCGAGCGCCTGCGCATTGCCGTCGCCGAGGCGCCGGCACTGGCCTGCGCCGCCACGTATCGCATGACGGTCAGCATCGGCCTCGTGATGATCGATCCGAGCGAGGAATTGACGGCCGCCCTGGCGCGCGCCGACCATGCCTTGTACGCGGCCAAGACCGGTGGCCGCAACCGCGTCGAGATCGGCGCGCCGCTGCTGAGGCGGGCCTAA
- a CDS encoding transposase, producing the protein MDKTKPAPTERREFTKAFKQEAVTRLKATDNATALALELGVRRNVLYKWAETLEKAGAEKAFNGPGRPLAQDEDELTRLRRENERLKMENTILKKADAYFAKRKP; encoded by the coding sequence ATGGATAAGACTAAACCTGCTCCTACCGAGCGCAGAGAGTTCACGAAGGCTTTCAAGCAAGAGGCGGTCACACGCCTGAAGGCAACTGATAACGCGACAGCCTTGGCACTGGAGCTTGGCGTGCGGCGCAACGTGCTCTACAAATGGGCCGAGACGCTTGAGAAAGCTGGCGCCGAGAAGGCGTTCAACGGCCCAGGGCGGCCGTTGGCACAGGACGAGGATGAGTTGACCCGGCTGCGGCGGGAAAATGAGCGGTTGAAGATGGAGAACACCATCCTAAAAAAGGCCGACGCGTACTTTGCGAAACGCAAGCCGTAA
- a CDS encoding S8 family peptidase, with product MTQRHKISSLLKICAAALVAAGIAGQATAQTNPSVVQTDRIIVKYKGDSDTSKTGVAARGIDRARQALIDRAGQTYGATMRALRATANGANVLQLNRTMSLDEARQLAAELKSRDANVEYAEPDRIMVPLATPTDPSYTQQWDLYEATGGINAPAAWDKSTGAGINVAVIDTGYRPHADLSGQILQGYDFISTTTIANDGSGRDTDASDPGDWAPAGSCGTGIPAADKASSWHGTHVAGTIAAKTNNGLGVAGIAYNAKIVPARVLGRCGGYTSDIADAMVWASGGTVTGVPANANKARVLNLSLGGTGACDTTTQNAINSARSRGAVVVVAAGNSNTNAINSNPANCSGVITVAATNRAGGKASYSNYGTNVTISAPGGDNGAGILSTLNSGTTTPASDNYAYYMGTSMATPHVAGVVALMLSANPNLTPDDVAAKLKSTARAFPAACSGCGAGIINAAAAVNAALGSTTTTTTPTWTYCAAENGTCSFTGTRDVRYGTATSFVTKTFTGSVKCSNAVFGDPAHGVVKSCSYSSATK from the coding sequence ATGACGCAGCGCCACAAGATCTCTTCTCTGTTGAAAATCTGTGCAGCGGCCCTCGTTGCCGCCGGTATCGCCGGCCAGGCCACGGCGCAGACCAATCCCTCCGTCGTCCAGACCGACCGCATCATCGTCAAGTACAAGGGCGACAGCGACACGTCGAAGACCGGCGTGGCTGCACGCGGCATCGACCGCGCGCGCCAGGCCCTGATCGACCGCGCCGGCCAGACCTACGGCGCCACGATGCGCGCGCTGCGCGCGACGGCGAACGGCGCGAACGTCCTGCAACTCAACCGCACGATGTCGCTCGACGAGGCGCGCCAGCTGGCCGCCGAACTGAAGTCGCGCGACGCCAACGTCGAGTACGCCGAGCCGGACCGCATCATGGTTCCGCTGGCGACCCCGACCGACCCCAGCTATACCCAGCAGTGGGACCTGTACGAAGCCACCGGCGGCATCAACGCGCCCGCCGCCTGGGACAAGTCGACCGGCGCCGGCATCAACGTGGCCGTGATCGACACCGGCTACCGTCCGCACGCGGACCTGTCGGGCCAGATCCTGCAGGGCTATGACTTCATCTCCACGACCACGATCGCCAACGACGGCAGCGGCCGCGACACGGACGCCAGCGATCCGGGCGACTGGGCCCCGGCCGGCAGCTGCGGCACGGGCATCCCGGCCGCGGACAAGGCCTCGAGCTGGCACGGCACCCACGTGGCCGGCACGATCGCCGCGAAGACCAACAATGGCCTCGGCGTCGCGGGCATCGCGTACAACGCGAAGATCGTCCCGGCGCGCGTGCTGGGCCGTTGCGGCGGCTACACGTCGGACATCGCCGACGCCATGGTCTGGGCCTCGGGCGGCACCGTGACCGGCGTGCCGGCCAATGCGAACAAGGCACGCGTGTTGAACCTGTCGCTGGGCGGCACCGGTGCCTGCGACACGACGACGCAGAACGCGATCAACAGCGCCCGTTCGCGCGGCGCCGTGGTCGTCGTTGCGGCCGGCAACTCGAACACGAATGCGATCAATTCGAACCCGGCCAACTGCTCGGGCGTCATCACCGTCGCCGCGACGAACCGTGCGGGCGGCAAGGCCTCGTATTCGAACTACGGTACCAATGTGACGATCTCGGCACCGGGCGGCGACAACGGCGCCGGCATCCTGTCGACCCTGAACTCGGGCACGACCACGCCGGCATCGGACAACTACGCGTACTACATGGGCACGTCGATGGCGACGCCGCACGTGGCCGGTGTCGTCGCGCTGATGCTGTCGGCAAATCCGAACCTGACGCCGGATGATGTGGCCGCCAAGCTGAAGTCGACGGCGCGCGCCTTCCCGGCCGCGTGCTCGGGCTGCGGCGCCGGCATCATCAACGCGGCCGCCGCCGTGAACGCGGCGCTGGGCTCGACGACCACGACGACGACCCCGACCTGGACTTATTGCGCCGCCGAAAACGGCACCTGCTCGTTCACCGGCACCCGCGACGTGCGCTACGGCACCGCCACGAGCTTCGTGACGAAGACCTTCACCGGCTCGGTGAAATGCTCGAACGCGGTGTTC